The following is a genomic window from Fundulus heteroclitus isolate FHET01 chromosome 16, MU-UCD_Fhet_4.1, whole genome shotgun sequence.
TTATACAGTTAGTATTCGCCATGATAACTGATGTGCTACTGCTTTGTGAAACTGAGTCAAGGCCAAATTGAGCcaggatatctggaaaatcCCGGTTTAATCCATTATCTTAGTTTTGGGAAACTAAGCTAAACCTCAGCtctcttaaaacaaaacaacatttttaccTTCAAGCGGTAGCAAAAATACAGCTACCAACCAAATAGCAgctcatacatatatatagagtTCAAATGACAGTGAAACATGTAACTTAAAGTAAAATCCATGTAACGTGAAATCTAAACAGGcaacaagaaaaatatatttgcacACATAAAGCTTACAACACTACAAAAGCCTAGTTATAACAGTCAGAAATATTCATCAaaacgaaaaaaataaaagaaagctgGAACTGCACCAATACCTGCAACTAAACTGAACAACAGgagaaaatcaaataaaatgctTCTGGCTACAACAGTTGCTAATCAACCCAAAAAGCAGCAACAGTAGATTGTAGTGGAGGCTTCAGATATTAAAGCCTAAATAGTCTCAGTGTGTGGAGCAGTCGTGCTTTCAGTATACTTGCTGCTCATCTCCTGATTGTCTGATGCTTTACAAGAACAGAGTGAAGCCAGAAACTTATTCAGGAAGCTTTTCCGACTTAACAAATACAACGTTGTGTCTGCAAGGGGACtgagaaaaagacaaactgcaaacagaaaataaaaaattatgttgatGTTCCGTAACAGGAGGAAACTAATAATGGGCAGGAAAAGCAGAGAGTAAATTAGCAGCACCACAACCTGAATGGCTGCGATGCGTcgtttttcttctgctgggaCACTGAGGGCTCCAGACAGAGCTTTAATGGTCCCAACcaagaagaaaatgaagaatGGAAAGGGCAGAAGGAGAAAATATGGTATGATGATGAGAAACATCCGAGGATCAGTAGCCAGAAGCAGAATTAGGGGAATCATAAGAGGAAGAGTCCAGACCACAACACAGACCACCACGTATGTCTTGATGTTTCTCCTGAATCTGTACCACAGTGGCTTGGCGATGACCAAATACCTGTAATAACAGGTGGAGCTGTTTAGTCCATGAAGACTATCAGGTTCTGACTAACGGGATTATATGAGACAATAAAGAAGCTTAAAGGAAAACATAGTTACCTTTCCAAGGAGATACAGACCATGAATCCAACACTGGCCATTAAACCAAAAAATGTGATGCAATCGCCGAttccaggaaaaaaataacctaTAATTCTGCCACAAAACTGAATGAGATCAGAAAAGAGAAGGTTGATGACGTAGACTGGGACACCCTGATCCTTTTTCACCTGcaacaaagacaacagagaaAAAGTCACTAATGACACCAGAATATtattaacatgtaaaatgtttcctgtttcaaACATTTCCGTCATTTCTAGAGGcagaaacaaagtcaaacagCTCATTCATCGTTGATCAGGTTTAAGTTATTTTATCTCACTTGTAGAAAAACTGCAACTATCACTATTAGAGTCAGGGGAAGACCAATGCCAATGCTGATCCAGTCCATCCATGTGTCGATTTGTTTAACTATATCAGAGACCCTGTTATAACCATGGTTTCTGTGAGTGGTGTTCATGCTCTCGCTGATGTTTAAGCTTTTATCAAAGCTGTTTTCCTCAGATGTCCAGTTGAAGTTTGTCTCTTCCATCCTTCAGTGTTGAACCAGAACTTTGAAGACAGCGGTGTCTGTAAACAGAAATGATGATGGTTGTGTAAATCTTAAAGGAAACATGGCTGATGGTTCTTCATGTTTAGCACGTAAATTCTACCAATCACTTTCCAACCTGAGAAAACCTAACGTGGCCTTTCAGTGTTTTATGGATATACTGGTTTGTGTCGACTAATGGCCACACCTGGCTCATTTTCACACTAAAATTCTTATTTGTATAGAAATATTAATCTGCcaggtaaaaaaacattttttagagaattatttaatttgtaaatgGTGAGATTATAGATTATCACTGCATGTTTGTCATGTAAGAGAAACAAAGCATTCATTATCATCTAGACCTATTAGTTGTGGATAATAAAGATGTTTTACCACACATTGAAAATGTTTCAGCAGGTTTTCATCACCCAACACATCGTCTGATTACAACATCTACAAAAACCAGAACCATCTGCTTTCTGAATTCATCTCCCAAGCATACTTCCCTTCACCTCaacagcagaacaacaaacagGCTTTAAATAAACAACATCACTTTATAAGTAATCACAGAAGTGTATAGTTTACCTTTTTCTGCAGCCAGAGGTCCTTTCTGGAGCGCTGACATCGATCTAACTGGTCGACTGTTCTGACATCAAATCAAGCTTTTTCCCTTTAGCAATTAGGAGTGTTGGTTAGAAGAAAGCGATAATGTAAAAGCTTTGAGGTTTATTCTAGTGGTTAAtagtttagtttaatgctttttgaaagaaagaaagaaaaacaatcttcTAATGAGTAAATCTTATGAATAAATTATGTTTCCTTGAGAATAATGGTTTGTTCAATTCTGtcaccattttttttcatgatagAATTCTCAGTTGTTGATGTAttacttttctgtttgtcttcagcagaaaaaaacttcTAATTTGaccaaaacatgttttagatgCTGTTTTGTAATGGTAGATATTATTTTACCTGTTCACAATCATGGCTCACCTGCAGTTGTCATCTCTACAGATCTGTGTGCAGGTCGGTCTGACCTCACAGATGTGGGTTACTTCTGCTCCATGGACTATGGCCATCTAAAAACACTCAAGAAACTTTGGATCTCAGTAAAAACAAGAATTTAGAATGGAGCAAAAAGATGTAGCAGGATTATAAtattcatctttattgtcattgcaacattcattccaatgaaatttgttctctgcatttaacccacacccttggggagcagtgatCGTCCACTGTGCGCCGCCCAGGGACCCATctggggttgagggtcttgctcagggacccagagtggcagcctgtgagagttgaacccagaacctccaggacacatGCACAGTGCTCTAACCGTT
Proteins encoded in this region:
- the LOC118566257 gene encoding G-protein coupled receptor 4-like → MEETNFNWTSEENSFDKSLNISESMNTTHRNHGYNRVSDIVKQIDTWMDWISIGIGLPLTLIVIVAVFLQVKKDQGVPVYVINLLFSDLIQFCGRIIGYFFPGIGDCITFFGLMASVGFMVCISLERYLVIAKPLWYRFRRNIKTYVVVCVVVWTLPLMIPLILLLATDPRMFLIIIPYFLLLPFPFFIFFLVGTIKALSGALSVPAEEKRRIAAIQVVVLLIYSLLFLPIISFLLLRNINIIFYFLFAVCLFLSPLADTTLYLLSRKSFLNKFLASLCSCKASDNQEMSSKYTESTTAPHTETI